One window from the genome of Streptomyces cadmiisoli encodes:
- a CDS encoding alkaline phosphatase D family protein yields the protein MTALRLGPLLRYADGSSATVWVETGRPCTVEVRCADGSRGTARTFQIAGHHYALVPVTGLTAGTATAYEVYLGDTRVWPLEDSPFPPSEIRTGTTQDPVRVAFGSCRWAAPPAADDDPAGPDALDTLAARLAADPAAERPDVLLLLGDQVYADETSGATQRWLSARRDLSEPPGQGVADYEEYTRLYYESWLDPEVRWLLSTVPSCMIFDDHDVIDDWNTSAAWLADMRDTPWWRERLLSGLASYWVHQHLGNLSPTELAADPVYAAVRETPDATDVLRAFAAEADADPASVRWSYRRDFGRVRLLMVDTRMARVLEEGNRSMLDAGEAQWLRTQALEAPGSYDHLLIGSSLPWLLPHLVHDAEGWDAALCRGEKGARWARFGEKLRRAADLEHWAAFPDSFDALAALIAEAGSGEGAPATVCVLSGDVHHAYVAEPTWPGSGGPDARVLQLTCSPVHNSVPRSIRLGFRFGWSNAARFLGRRVAGHGRVPRPAIDWRRTGGPWFGNQLMTLTMKGRESRLRLEQARADGQGGARLTTVEESVLTTA from the coding sequence GTGACGGCACTGCGCCTTGGACCACTGCTGAGATACGCCGACGGCTCGTCCGCGACCGTCTGGGTCGAGACCGGCCGTCCGTGCACCGTCGAGGTGCGCTGCGCCGACGGCTCCCGCGGCACGGCCCGCACCTTCCAGATCGCGGGCCATCACTACGCGCTCGTGCCGGTGACCGGCCTGACCGCGGGCACGGCCACGGCGTACGAGGTGTACCTCGGCGACACCCGCGTGTGGCCCCTGGAGGACTCCCCGTTCCCGCCCTCGGAGATCCGCACGGGCACCACGCAGGACCCCGTCCGCGTCGCCTTCGGCTCGTGCCGCTGGGCCGCGCCCCCGGCCGCCGATGACGACCCGGCCGGACCGGACGCCCTGGACACCCTGGCCGCCCGCCTCGCCGCCGACCCCGCGGCCGAACGCCCCGACGTCCTGCTGCTCCTGGGCGACCAGGTGTACGCCGACGAGACCTCCGGGGCCACCCAGCGCTGGCTGTCCGCCCGCCGCGACCTGAGCGAACCGCCGGGACAGGGCGTGGCGGACTACGAGGAGTACACCCGGCTCTACTACGAATCCTGGCTCGACCCCGAGGTGCGCTGGCTGCTGTCCACCGTGCCCAGCTGCATGATCTTCGACGACCACGACGTCATAGACGACTGGAACACCTCCGCCGCCTGGCTCGCCGACATGCGGGACACCCCCTGGTGGCGCGAGCGCCTGCTGAGCGGGCTGGCCTCCTACTGGGTGCACCAGCATCTGGGCAACCTGTCGCCCACCGAGCTGGCCGCCGACCCGGTCTACGCGGCCGTGCGCGAGACACCCGACGCCACCGACGTGCTGCGCGCCTTCGCCGCCGAGGCCGACGCCGATCCCGCGTCCGTCCGCTGGAGCTACCGGCGCGACTTCGGCCGCGTACGCCTGCTGATGGTCGACACCCGGATGGCCCGCGTCCTGGAGGAGGGCAACCGCTCGATGCTCGATGCGGGCGAGGCCCAGTGGCTGCGCACCCAGGCACTGGAGGCGCCGGGCAGCTACGACCATCTCCTCATCGGCTCCTCCCTGCCCTGGCTGCTGCCGCATCTGGTGCACGACGCGGAGGGGTGGGACGCGGCCCTGTGCCGGGGCGAGAAGGGCGCGCGCTGGGCCCGGTTCGGGGAGAAGCTGCGGCGGGCGGCCGACCTGGAGCACTGGGCGGCGTTCCCGGACTCCTTCGACGCGCTGGCCGCGCTCATCGCCGAGGCCGGTTCGGGCGAGGGGGCACCGGCGACGGTGTGCGTCCTGTCGGGCGACGTCCACCACGCCTACGTGGCCGAGCCGACCTGGCCCGGCTCCGGCGGCCCCGACGCGCGCGTGCTCCAGCTCACCTGCTCCCCCGTCCACAACTCCGTGCCCCGGTCGATACGCCTCGGCTTCCGCTTCGGCTGGAGCAACGCCGCCCGCTTCCTCGGCCGCCGGGTCGCCGGACACGGACGCGTCCCGCGCCCGGCGATCGACTGGCGCCGCACCGGCGGCCCCTGGTTCGGCAACCAGCTCATGACGCTGACGATGAAGGGGCGCGAGTCGCGGCTGCGGCTGGAGCAGGCACGGGCGGACGGACAGGGCGGCGCACGGCTGACGACCGTGGAGGAGTCGGTTCTGACCACCGCATGA
- a CDS encoding O-methyltransferase → MSESQIWDAVDDYFRTRLSPDDEPLEAALRDSRAAELPQVNVTAPQGKLLQLLAQIQGARTILEIGTLGGYSTIWLGRALPADGRLISLEYSGKHAEVAARNIARAGLERVVEVRLGPALESLPKLADENPPPFDLVFIDADKANNAHYVEWALRLTRVGSLIVVDNVVRGGRVVDTGSTEPDVQGTRAAIELIASHPRLTGTAIQTVGSKGYDGFALARVLA, encoded by the coding sequence ATGAGCGAGTCGCAGATCTGGGACGCCGTGGACGACTACTTCCGCACCCGGCTCTCCCCCGACGACGAGCCCCTCGAAGCCGCCCTGCGCGACAGCCGCGCCGCCGAGCTGCCGCAGGTCAACGTCACTGCCCCGCAGGGCAAGCTGCTCCAGCTCCTGGCCCAGATCCAGGGCGCCCGTACGATCCTCGAGATCGGCACCCTCGGCGGATACAGCACCATCTGGCTGGGCCGCGCGCTCCCCGCCGACGGCAGGCTGATCTCACTGGAGTACAGCGGCAAGCACGCCGAGGTCGCCGCCCGCAACATCGCCCGCGCGGGCCTGGAGCGAGTCGTGGAGGTGCGGCTCGGACCGGCCCTGGAGTCGCTGCCCAAGCTCGCCGACGAGAACCCGCCGCCCTTCGACCTGGTGTTCATCGACGCCGACAAGGCCAACAACGCCCACTACGTGGAGTGGGCCCTGCGCCTGACGCGGGTCGGCAGCCTGATCGTCGTCGACAACGTCGTCCGCGGGGGTCGCGTCGTCGACACCGGCAGCACCGAGCCCGACGTCCAGGGCACCCGCGCCGCCATCGAACTGATCGCCTCCCACCCGAGGCTCACCGGCACGGCGATCCAGACCGTGGGCAGCAAGGGCTACGACGGCTTCGCCCTGGCCCGCGTCCTGGCGTGA
- a CDS encoding TMEM165/GDT1 family protein, which yields MISLSVTALVFGVVFLAELPDKTALAGLVLGTRYRASYVFAGVAAAFTLHVALAVAAGSVLTLLPQQLVHALTGVLFLGGAAMLLLKGHGEEEDIRKPEDQSFWKVSGAGFMLILVAEFGDLTQIMTANLAARYDDPLSVGLGAVLALWAVAGLGIVGGKALMKRVPLGLITRIAALLMAGLGVWSLWEAVTG from the coding sequence TTGATCAGCCTTTCCGTCACGGCGCTCGTCTTCGGCGTCGTCTTCCTCGCCGAACTGCCGGACAAGACCGCGCTCGCCGGCCTCGTGCTCGGCACCCGGTACCGCGCGTCGTACGTCTTCGCCGGCGTCGCCGCGGCGTTCACGCTGCACGTCGCGCTCGCCGTCGCGGCGGGCAGTGTGCTCACCCTGCTGCCGCAGCAGCTCGTGCACGCGCTGACGGGCGTGCTCTTCCTGGGCGGTGCCGCGATGCTGCTGCTGAAGGGGCACGGCGAGGAGGAGGACATCCGCAAGCCGGAGGACCAGTCCTTCTGGAAGGTCTCCGGCGCCGGATTCATGCTCATCCTGGTCGCCGAGTTCGGTGACCTGACGCAGATCATGACGGCGAACCTCGCCGCGCGCTACGACGACCCGCTCTCCGTCGGCCTGGGCGCGGTGCTGGCCCTGTGGGCGGTCGCCGGGCTGGGCATCGTCGGCGGGAAGGCGCTGATGAAGCGGGTGCCGCTGGGGCTGATCACCAGGATCGCGGCGCTGCTGATGGCCGGGCTCGGGGTGTGGAGCCTGTGGGAGGCCGTGACCGGCTGA
- a CDS encoding MDR family MFS transporter, protein MAADARGSTTAARGADTREGVSGNVLVSIGALLLGLLLAALDQTIVSTALPTIVSDLGGLEHLSWVVTAYLLASTAATPLWGKLGDQYGRKRLFQIAIVIFLVGSALCGLAQDMSQLIAFRGLQGLGGGGLLVLSMAMVGDLVPPRDRGRYQGLFGTVFGSASVLGPLLGGLFTEHLSWRWVFYINLPVGIAALVVIATVLHLPRTSTRHVIDYLGTFLIAAVATCLVLVASLGGTTWGWGSPQIIGLIVLAVVLVVAFVLVERRAAEPVLPLKLFRIRTFTLSAAISFIVGFAMFGALTYLPTFLQVVRGVTPTWSGVHMLPMVFGMLLASTGSGQIVSRTGRWKVFPVAGTGVTTIGLLLLRALHENSSNVVISASLFVFGLGLGMVMQVLVLIVQNAVSYQDLGVATSGATFFRSIGAAFGVAVFGTIFASRLTDALTAAYRDVRLPPGTSVDALKADPRGISELPAQLRPPALHAYATSITDVFLYAAPVALVGFLLAWFLKEDRLRGSVTAPDVTETLASNPVQRSSYDEVCRALSVLGTREGRRTVYERITARAGYDLMPAASWLLLRMRKYGSVEPAVLAERGVVPLEAVLDAARQVEVRRLGEREGLDLYLTPQGRVVADRLSKAREESLSELLGDWWGPDRPTDLIQLVEQLNHELCGSVREQPHADRPLSGPA, encoded by the coding sequence ATGGCGGCGGACGCGCGCGGCAGTACGACGGCGGCGCGGGGCGCCGACACCCGGGAAGGTGTGTCCGGCAATGTCCTCGTGTCGATCGGCGCACTGCTCCTCGGACTGCTGCTCGCCGCCCTGGACCAGACGATCGTCTCGACCGCGCTGCCGACCATCGTGAGCGACCTCGGCGGTCTGGAGCACCTGTCCTGGGTGGTCACCGCGTACCTGCTGGCGTCGACCGCGGCGACTCCGCTGTGGGGCAAACTCGGAGACCAGTACGGGCGCAAGCGGCTGTTCCAGATCGCGATCGTGATCTTCCTGGTGGGCTCCGCGCTGTGCGGGCTCGCGCAGGACATGTCGCAGCTCATCGCCTTCCGCGGCCTCCAGGGCCTGGGCGGCGGCGGACTGCTGGTGCTGTCGATGGCGATGGTCGGCGACCTCGTGCCGCCCCGTGACCGAGGGCGCTACCAGGGGCTGTTCGGCACGGTCTTCGGCAGCGCGAGCGTTCTCGGTCCGCTGCTCGGCGGGCTGTTCACCGAGCATCTGAGCTGGCGCTGGGTCTTCTACATCAACCTGCCGGTCGGTATCGCCGCGCTCGTCGTGATCGCCACCGTGCTGCACCTGCCGCGCACCTCCACCCGGCACGTCATCGACTACCTGGGCACCTTCCTGATCGCCGCCGTGGCCACCTGCCTCGTGCTGGTCGCCTCGCTCGGGGGCACCACCTGGGGCTGGGGGTCGCCGCAGATCATCGGGCTCATCGTGCTCGCGGTGGTGCTCGTCGTGGCGTTCGTGCTGGTCGAGCGGCGGGCCGCGGAACCCGTTCTGCCGCTGAAGCTGTTCAGGATCCGCACCTTCACCCTGTCCGCCGCGATCAGCTTCATCGTCGGTTTCGCGATGTTCGGCGCGCTGACCTATCTGCCGACCTTCCTCCAGGTGGTCCGGGGTGTGACGCCGACCTGGTCGGGCGTGCACATGCTGCCGATGGTGTTCGGCATGCTGCTGGCCTCCACCGGTTCCGGCCAGATCGTCAGCCGGACCGGCCGCTGGAAGGTCTTCCCGGTCGCCGGCACCGGTGTCACGACGATCGGCCTTCTCCTGCTCAGGGCCCTGCACGAGAACAGCTCCAACGTCGTGATCAGCGCCTCCCTCTTCGTCTTCGGACTGGGCCTCGGCATGGTCATGCAGGTGCTGGTGCTGATCGTGCAGAACGCCGTCTCGTACCAGGACCTGGGTGTCGCCACCTCCGGCGCGACGTTCTTCCGCTCCATCGGCGCCGCGTTCGGTGTCGCCGTCTTCGGCACGATCTTCGCGAGCCGCCTCACCGACGCGCTGACGGCCGCCTATCGCGACGTGCGGCTCCCGCCGGGCACCTCGGTGGACGCCCTGAAGGCCGACCCGCGCGGCATCTCCGAGCTGCCGGCCCAGTTGCGCCCGCCGGCCCTGCACGCGTACGCGACCTCCATCACGGACGTCTTCCTGTACGCCGCGCCCGTGGCCCTCGTCGGCTTCCTGCTCGCGTGGTTCCTGAAGGAGGACCGGCTGCGCGGCTCCGTCACGGCGCCCGACGTCACCGAGACCCTGGCCAGCAACCCGGTGCAGCGGTCGTCGTACGACGAGGTGTGCCGCGCGCTGTCGGTGCTCGGCACCCGTGAGGGCCGCCGCACGGTGTACGAGAGGATCACGGCCCGGGCCGGCTACGACCTGATGCCCGCGGCGAGCTGGCTGCTGCTGCGGATGAGGAAGTACGGCTCCGTGGAGCCGGCCGTGCTCGCCGAGCGGGGCGTGGTCCCGCTGGAGGCGGTCCTGGACGCGGCCCGGCAGGTCGAGGTGCGACGGCTCGGGGAGCGGGAGGGCCTGGACCTCTACCTGACCCCACAGGGCCGGGTGGTGGCCGACCGCCTCTCGAAGGCGCGTGAGGAGTCCCTGTCCGAACTGCTCGGCGACTGGTGGGGGCCGGACCGGCCGACCGATCTGATCCAACTGGTCGAGCAGTTGAATCACGAGCTGTGCGGCTCGGTGCGTGAGCAGCCGCACGCCGACCGTCCGCTCAGCGGCCCGGCCTGA
- a CDS encoding DUF1992 domain-containing protein: MTERKPPGVSFESWTDRQIRDAEARGDFAHLPGAGKPLPKDLESAYDDQWWIKRKLVLEGVSVLPPTLALRKEAEDALVAAAQAPSERVVRKIVEDINVKIRDMMYKPPPGPPLGLKPYDVEDVVRSWRESRTADG, translated from the coding sequence ATGACCGAGCGAAAGCCACCAGGCGTGAGCTTCGAGTCCTGGACGGACAGGCAGATCCGCGACGCCGAGGCACGCGGCGACTTCGCGCACCTGCCGGGCGCGGGCAAGCCGCTGCCGAAGGACCTCGAGTCGGCCTACGACGACCAGTGGTGGATCAAGCGGAAGCTGGTTCTGGAGGGCGTGTCCGTCCTGCCGCCCACGCTCGCCCTGCGCAAGGAGGCGGAGGACGCGCTCGTGGCCGCGGCCCAGGCACCCTCCGAACGCGTGGTACGCAAGATCGTCGAAGACATCAACGTCAAGATCCGCGACATGATGTACAAGCCGCCGCCCGGCCCCCCGCTGGGTCTGAAGCCGTACGACGTCGAGGACGTCGTACGCAGTTGGCGGGAGAGCCGGACGGCGGACGGGTAG
- a CDS encoding HAD-IA family hydrolase, with amino-acid sequence MTATTVLTARALLLDMDGTLVNSDAVVERIWRRWAERHGLDGDEVMKVVHGRQGYASMAVLLPNRPIEQNHADNARMLAEETADMDGVVPVPGAAEFLASLRGVPHALVTSADVALSTARMAAAGLDLPDVRVTAESVGASKPDPEGFLKGAAELGVAPADCLVFEDSGAGIAAGRAAGMRVVGVGPRAGFHRPDVQVADLTRVRVEAAAGVVRVHVG; translated from the coding sequence ATGACGGCCACCACCGTGCTCACCGCCCGCGCCCTCCTGCTCGACATGGACGGCACCCTGGTCAATTCCGACGCCGTGGTGGAGCGCATCTGGCGGCGCTGGGCCGAGCGGCACGGGCTCGACGGGGACGAGGTCATGAAGGTCGTGCACGGGCGCCAGGGATACGCCTCCATGGCGGTGCTGCTGCCGAACCGGCCGATCGAGCAGAACCACGCCGACAACGCGCGGATGCTCGCGGAGGAGACCGCCGACATGGACGGCGTCGTGCCGGTGCCTGGGGCGGCGGAGTTCCTCGCGTCGCTGCGCGGGGTGCCGCACGCGTTGGTGACGTCCGCCGACGTCGCGCTGTCCACGGCGCGGATGGCGGCGGCGGGGCTCGATCTGCCGGACGTGCGGGTGACCGCGGAGTCGGTGGGCGCGAGCAAGCCCGATCCGGAAGGCTTCCTGAAGGGGGCCGCGGAGCTGGGAGTGGCGCCCGCGGACTGCCTGGTGTTCGAGGACTCCGGGGCGGGGATCGCGGCGGGGCGGGCCGCGGGGATGCGGGTGGTGGGAGTGGGGCCGCGGGCCGGGTTCCATCGGCCCGATGTGCAGGTCGCGGACCTGACGCGGGTGCGGGTCGAGGCGGCTGCCGGGGTGGTCCGGGTTCACGTGGGGTAG
- a CDS encoding peptidoglycan-binding domain-containing protein — protein sequence MVEPMGHQCPECGAPRTVDNTPACACGRRASDALRDARTAEQAAAEDFDPLRIRPYVDLEAENPAAGPDPAQPSEPGAGGSASADATMQLHAVDAGAVGAGTGAGTGTGAGAGTGAGTGAGAGADAGAGAGAGADATMQLQAVTPPALPTPLTPSDNTPNATDLRMFDTTSSPAAPTTEIGRIADPAVGGGGRSRGRRRTAVLGAAGAVLAVVAAAGAAAGLFSYETPSRDGAAPRNAREAVPDASTGESTGVPSASATSAPPTSASASPSTSASSSPSPSASESTASATPTESATPTRTATTAKASDPADAPDDGGGDNAVVLRRGDDGPEVVELQLRLRQLFLYNDEPHGHYNHRVEDAVRTYQWTRGIDPDDRGVYDAATRQRLESETREP from the coding sequence GTGGTGGAGCCGATGGGGCATCAGTGCCCGGAGTGCGGGGCGCCCAGAACGGTGGACAACACACCGGCCTGCGCCTGCGGCCGACGTGCGTCCGACGCGCTGCGCGACGCGCGCACGGCGGAACAGGCGGCGGCCGAGGACTTCGACCCGCTGCGCATCCGGCCGTACGTCGACCTGGAGGCCGAGAACCCGGCCGCCGGGCCGGACCCGGCGCAGCCGTCCGAGCCGGGCGCGGGCGGGAGCGCGAGCGCGGACGCCACGATGCAGCTGCACGCGGTGGACGCGGGCGCGGTGGGCGCGGGCACGGGTGCCGGTACGGGCACGGGCGCCGGTGCGGGCACGGGCGCCGGTACGGGCGCGGGTGCCGGTGCCGATGCGGGCGCGGGCGCGGGCGCGGGCGCCGACGCCACGATGCAGCTGCAGGCGGTGACGCCTCCTGCGCTGCCCACCCCGCTGACGCCCTCGGACAACACCCCCAACGCGACCGACCTGCGCATGTTCGACACGACGTCGTCGCCGGCCGCGCCCACCACCGAGATCGGCCGGATCGCCGACCCCGCCGTCGGCGGCGGGGGGCGCTCGCGCGGCCGTCGCCGTACGGCCGTGCTCGGCGCGGCGGGTGCGGTGCTCGCCGTGGTGGCGGCCGCCGGCGCCGCCGCCGGGCTGTTCTCCTACGAGACGCCCTCCCGGGACGGCGCGGCACCGCGCAACGCACGGGAGGCCGTGCCGGACGCGTCCACCGGCGAGTCGACCGGGGTCCCGTCCGCGTCCGCGACGTCCGCACCGCCGACGTCCGCCTCCGCGTCACCGTCGACCAGCGCGTCCTCGTCCCCCTCGCCGTCCGCGTCGGAGTCGACCGCCTCCGCCACCCCCACCGAGTCGGCCACCCCGACCCGGACGGCCACCACCGCCAAGGCCAGCGACCCCGCGGACGCTCCCGACGACGGGGGCGGTGACAACGCCGTCGTCCTGCGCCGCGGCGACGACGGCCCCGAGGTCGTCGAACTCCAGCTCCGCCTGCGCCAGCTGTTCCTGTACAACGACGAGCCCCACGGCCACTACAACCACCGTGTGGAAGACGCCGTACGCACCTACCAGTGGACCCGCGGCATCGACCCCGACGACCGCGGCGTCTACGACGCGGCCACCCGCCAACGCCTGGAATCAGAGACCAGAGAGCCGTAA
- a CDS encoding HNH endonuclease family protein produces the protein MSRFYARRRLGITAAFSALIASAALFSAPTASAALPTPVSAATARSYLAQLTVATENRTGYNRDLFPHWITVSGSCNTRETVLKRDGSNVVTDSACAATSGSWYSPYDGATWSAAADVDIDHLVPLAEAWDSGAGSWTTSRRQSFANDLTRPQLLAVTDNVNQAKGDQDPATWMPSRTAYRCTYVRAWVQVKYYYGLSVDSTEKNALTNYLASC, from the coding sequence ATGTCCAGGTTCTACGCGCGTCGACGGCTCGGCATCACCGCGGCGTTCAGTGCCCTCATCGCCTCCGCGGCCCTCTTCAGCGCCCCCACCGCCTCCGCCGCCCTCCCCACCCCGGTCAGCGCGGCCACCGCCCGCAGCTACCTCGCCCAGCTCACCGTGGCGACCGAGAACCGCACCGGCTACAACCGCGACCTCTTCCCGCACTGGATCACCGTCAGCGGCTCCTGCAACACCCGCGAGACCGTCCTCAAGCGCGACGGCTCCAACGTCGTCACCGACTCCGCCTGCGCCGCCACCAGCGGCAGCTGGTACTCCCCGTACGACGGCGCCACCTGGAGCGCCGCCGCCGACGTCGACATCGACCACCTCGTACCGCTCGCCGAGGCCTGGGACTCCGGCGCCGGCAGCTGGACCACCTCGCGCCGCCAGTCCTTCGCCAACGACCTGACCCGCCCGCAGCTCCTCGCGGTCACCGACAACGTCAACCAGGCCAAGGGCGACCAGGACCCGGCCACCTGGATGCCGTCCCGCACCGCCTACCGCTGCACCTACGTCCGCGCCTGGGTCCAGGTGAAGTACTACTACGGCCTCTCCGTCGACTCCACCGAGAAGAACGCCCTGACGAACTACCTGGCGTCCTGCTGA
- a CDS encoding FAD/NAD(P)-binding protein: MPGSPSGPAPEPVSVALVGAGPRGTSVLERLCASARELLPPGTLLTVHVIDPAPPGPGRVWRTAQSAELLMNTVASQVTLFTDESVDCSGPIRPGPSLHEWADGTLGPDEYPTRAHYGRYLEWVFAEVVRQAPPGVRVETHTARAVRLDDGADGRQALALDNGRTLTGLAAVVLAQGHLPTAPDADLRHHAAHADHHGLRHIPPANPADVDLTAVTAGEPVLLRGLGLNFFDHMALLTTGRGGRFVTTGEGLRYLPSGREPRLYAGSRRGIPHQARGDNAKGPYGRHLPLVLTPEAIAGFRKRADSGEAPDFLAEIWPLVAKEVETVYYTALLRRPEFTDRYLALPHRDPEELRLLDEFGVPAADRWSWERISRPYADRSFDHPGQWRDWLLAHLREDAAQAARGNVDGPLKAALDVLRDLRNEIRLVVDHGGVSGTSRRDHLDRWYTPLNAFLSIGPPRRRIEELAALVAAGVLEVLGPRLEVRRADGAWLAHSPDVPGSAIRVRTLIEARLPEPDLRRTADDLLSRLLETGRCRPHTVGGYETGGLDVTPRPYHVINRQGRPHPRRFAFGVPTEGVHWVTAAGARPGVDSVTLSDADAVARAALRTAAEEADRANPRPRPQPQPQAELAGID; encoded by the coding sequence ATACCGGGGTCCCCGTCCGGGCCCGCACCCGAGCCGGTGTCCGTCGCCCTCGTCGGTGCCGGGCCGCGCGGTACGAGCGTCCTGGAACGCCTCTGCGCCTCCGCCCGTGAACTCCTGCCGCCCGGCACCCTGCTGACGGTGCATGTGATCGACCCGGCGCCGCCCGGCCCCGGCCGCGTCTGGCGCACCGCGCAGTCGGCCGAGCTGCTGATGAACACCGTGGCCTCGCAGGTGACCCTGTTCACCGACGAGAGCGTGGACTGCTCGGGCCCGATCCGGCCGGGCCCGAGCCTGCACGAGTGGGCGGACGGCACCCTCGGACCCGACGAGTATCCGACCCGCGCCCACTACGGCCGCTATCTGGAGTGGGTGTTCGCCGAAGTGGTCCGGCAGGCCCCGCCCGGGGTGCGCGTCGAGACCCACACGGCCCGCGCCGTCCGCCTCGACGACGGCGCGGACGGCCGGCAGGCGCTCGCCCTGGACAACGGCCGTACGCTGACCGGCCTCGCGGCCGTCGTGCTCGCCCAGGGGCACCTGCCGACCGCACCGGACGCGGACCTGCGCCACCACGCGGCCCACGCCGACCACCACGGGCTTCGCCACATCCCGCCCGCCAACCCGGCCGACGTCGACCTGACCGCCGTCACCGCCGGCGAACCGGTACTGCTGCGCGGTCTCGGTCTCAACTTCTTCGACCACATGGCCCTGTTGACCACCGGCCGCGGCGGCCGCTTCGTCACCACCGGCGAAGGACTGCGCTACCTCCCCTCCGGCCGCGAGCCCCGCCTGTACGCCGGCTCCCGGCGCGGCATCCCCCACCAGGCACGCGGCGACAACGCGAAGGGCCCGTACGGCCGCCACCTCCCGCTCGTCCTCACCCCGGAGGCGATCGCGGGCTTCCGCAAACGCGCGGACTCCGGTGAGGCGCCCGACTTCCTCGCGGAGATATGGCCGCTGGTGGCGAAGGAGGTCGAGACGGTCTACTACACCGCGCTGCTGCGCCGCCCCGAGTTCACCGACCGCTACCTCGCCCTGCCGCACCGCGACCCCGAAGAGCTGCGGCTGCTCGACGAGTTCGGCGTCCCGGCCGCCGACCGCTGGTCCTGGGAGCGGATCTCCCGCCCGTACGCGGACCGCTCCTTCGACCACCCCGGCCAGTGGCGCGACTGGCTCCTGGCCCATCTGCGCGAGGACGCCGCGCAGGCCGCCCGGGGCAATGTGGACGGCCCGCTCAAGGCCGCCCTCGACGTGCTGCGCGATCTGCGCAACGAGATCCGCCTGGTCGTCGACCACGGCGGAGTCTCCGGCACCTCCCGCCGCGACCACCTCGACCGCTGGTACACCCCGCTCAACGCCTTCCTCTCCATCGGCCCGCCCCGGCGCCGCATCGAGGAACTGGCCGCCCTCGTGGCGGCGGGCGTGCTGGAGGTGCTCGGGCCGCGCCTGGAGGTGCGCCGCGCGGACGGCGCGTGGCTCGCGCACTCCCCCGACGTCCCCGGCTCGGCGATCCGCGTGAGAACCCTGATAGAGGCCCGCCTCCCGGAGCCCGACCTGCGCCGCACCGCCGACGACCTGCTCTCCCGGCTCCTGGAGACGGGCCGGTGCCGGCCGCACACCGTCGGCGGCTACGAGACGGGCGGCCTGGACGTGACACCCCGCCCGTACCACGTGATCAACCGTCAGGGGCGTCCCCACCCGCGCCGGTTCGCCTTCGGCGTGCCGACCGAAGGGGTGCATTGGGTGACCGCCGCCGGCGCCAGGCCGGGCGTCGATTCGGTCACCCTGTCGGACGCGGACGCGGTGGCGAGAGCGGCACTGCGCACGGCGGCGGAGGAGGCCGACCGGGCGAACCCGCGGCCGCGGCCTCAGCCGCAGCCGCAGGCCGAACTCGCCGGCATCGACTAG